caaagctttttgttcagtgtatacaaacagctgtagctccataaaggcagcatgcagagactcacagtgtcttataatgagaggctgctttctctcacacattatgttcacttattatcagcacatgttgttgtttgtgcaaCAGAGTTAttgtagttttgtattttctcattagtttttattccatttggactttttgtgtttggttcagtttagtttccagatgattttcttctttttcaggttTGATTATTTCTTGCTTGAAgagtttttaatggttttattcttttttcattcttaCTGTTTGGAGGTTTGTGTCAGAGGCCAGATTTAGGAGCATCAGTACAGCTGTTCCAATAAAAGCAGAGACTCAGTCTGACAGACATCCAGAGTCTCAATGAACTCGTCCATCAACAACATTTGATCAAACTAACAGATTCTAAAACtaaagatttgttttttatttgttcacaAAATGGTTTCAGATGATGTTTTTCATCCATCTCAGTCTTTCTCAtgaactttgtctccaaacctcTCAGCCTGAGCTTCCCTCTGATCAACTCGTTCATAATCTCGTCCTTTCTGCTCTCAATGAAAATCTGAACATGTTCAGCTCGGCCTCCTGTCTTTGTGTCAGAGTCtccaaagcaaacatcacagcagctcactgccatctttaaaccttccctttcactcttgctgctgtccttctgtcacaaatcagcCCTGATGAAGATGCTCGGGatcaggtgaggaggaggagaagactCGCTGTGGTGACGCCTGaagggagcagctgacacaAGAAGAGACACAATCAAAGATCATcatctaataacagaagacaatcttttattgtgtgtttctgattggctgctgtagAAGTGAACAgttgtactttgacctttaacctctctgctctgtgttgtttcctctttcagacccaaagatcatcacagctgagtctggacaggacgtcactctgacatgtcgagctgcaaacaacaacatcacagttttagagtggagcagagctgacctgggagaTAAAAATGTCCTTGTGTACCGGGATGGTCAATTTACTCCAGatgaccagcatccatcttttaagaaccgggtggatctgcaggacagacagatgaaggatggagacgtgtctttgattctgaagaatgtgacGATTAATGACACTGGAATATACAAGTGTGGTGTTGGTAAGAAACAACCAAACCAAACAAATGTGGATTTGAAGCTCATCAACATCATCACACTGAAAgttgttcctccaggtgagtgagtagagttgagtgtgtgtgtgatcagaggtgaagctgcttcctggttgttgatgtttgtttctaaagatgttgttgatgagactttgtagaaagcagctggtctgagtgatgtgatcagagtgcagtagataatgtctgacagcagtttgaagaggaaatggattctgttctgttcttcactcatcacctacctgacagctgacacctcacacctgtttctcacctgcaggtcagacaggaggacaAGAGAAGGATGAAGACAAGAAAGATGGAGGGATTGAAGAAGGGAAGGAGGATGGATCTGTTTGGCTGATCGTTGGTCTTCCTGTACTTGTTCTTGTaccttctgttgtttttttgctgttccTGTTGTGGTTCTTGTTGCAGTTGGTGTTTGTGCACCTTCCTGCTGATCCACATGTAGCAGAGCATCTTCAGCCTCCACAGCATGAATGTGAGTCTGatgaacaaacacaaagataaataaatgatggtgaACATCCAGCAGACGGCTGTAGAAAGCTGGATGTTCAGAGTCTGATGTTATTTCTCTGATGATCATCATG
This window of the Pelmatolapia mariae isolate MD_Pm_ZW unplaced genomic scaffold, Pm_UMD_F_2 NODE_ptg000659l+_length_20445_cov_1, whole genome shotgun sequence genome carries:
- the LOC134623448 gene encoding sodium channel regulatory subunit beta-3-like, encoding MSAVTASLCSTLMFVLFVSADPKIITAESGQDVTLTCRAANNNITVLEWSRADLGDKNVLVYRDGQFTPDDQHPSFKNRVDLQDRQMKDGDVSLILKNVTINDTGIYKCGVGKKQPNQTNVDLKLINIITLKVVPPGKEDGSVWLIVGLPVLVLVPSVVFLLFLLWFLLQLVFVHLPADPHVAEHLQPPQHE